A stretch of DNA from Microbacterium sp. LWS13-1.2:
GATCGCCTCGGCCCAGTCGCGGTCGGCACCGGGGTGCGGGTCGACCGGGGCGTATGCGTGCCCGCCGGGCGTGACGGACGGCCACGGGTCGTGCCACACGACGGGCATGCCGGACGGCGCGGCGGGCGAGATGCGCTCGAGCGCCGCGGCGGTGCCGCCGACCACCGTGTACTCGTCGTCGGCGATGCGCGGGTCGACGCGCAGCCGGAAGCGCATCTTGCGCAGCCAGTCGAAGAGGCCGTCGACGTCCGCCCGGTCGGCGATCAGCCAGGTGGTCTCGCCGTCGTCGAGGACGGATGCCGCATGCTCGACGTGTCCTTGCGGATCGAGGATGAGAAGCTCCGTGCTCACGCCGGGCTGAAGGCGCGCCAGCGCCTGCGACGACAGCGAGTCGAGCCAGGTCAGCCGGTCCTCGCCGGGAACCGCGATGACCGCGCGGTCGCGGCGCGGCGCGATCGCGGCGCCTGCGGCGAGACGACGCTGCTCCACGAGGGGGCTGCCCACGTGCTGCAGACCGGCGTCGTCGACGACGGCGCCGGGGACGGCGGCGAACGGGTCAGTCATCGATCACTCTGCTCATTTCGGGGAGTGCTCATTCCACAGCGCTCATTCCAGCTTCGCGAGGCGGGCTGAGGCATGCGCGCCGAGTTCGAAGCCGAGTGCGGCGATGTCCCACGCCCACAGCAGGTGGCCGTCGACGAGGCCGTACATGCGGGTCGCCGCGGCGTAGGCCTTG
This window harbors:
- a CDS encoding glycine cleavage T C-terminal barrel domain-containing protein, which produces MTDPFAAVPGAVVDDAGLQHVGSPLVEQRRLAAGAAIAPRRDRAVIAVPGEDRLTWLDSLSSQALARLQPGVSTELLILDPQGHVEHAASVLDDGETTWLIADRADVDGLFDWLRKMRFRLRVDPRIADDEYTVVGGTAAALERISPAAPSGMPVVWHDPWPSVTPGGHAYAPVDPHPGADRDWAEAIVTRDEEQRIADAAAAGDLELAGLAAVDALRVAAWRPRWTADVDERALPHELDWLRTAVHLDKGCYRGQETIAKVHNLGHPPRRLVALQLDGSDSVLPEHGAAVRVGDDAVGIVTSAALHYEEGPIALAVVRRTTPVDAPLTVDTADGRIAAAQEVVVPPDAGATANVPRITRLSRRAAAQ